The segment GCCTTGAGGGAACCGCCGGTGGAGATGACATCATCCACCACCAGAACGCGCTTGCCGCTCATCTTGTCCAGCTCCTTGCGGTCAATGACCAGTTTCTGCTTACCGGCAGTGGTGATGGACTGATCCTCCACCACCACGGGGTCGGTCATATACAGCTTTTCGCCCTTGCGTGCACAGACGTAGGGCTTGCCGCTCTGGCGGCTCATCTCGTGAGCCAGAGGGATGCCCTTGGCCTCAGCGGTCAGCAGGATATCAAAGTCCGGGCACTTTTTCAGCAGCTCGGTGGCAGCAGCCACGGTCAGCTCGGCGTCACCCAGCATGATAAAAGCCGCAATGTCCATGTGGTCATTCACCTTGCAGATGGTCAGCTCACGGGTCAGGCCTGCAACATGCAGGGTATAAGTCTCAGCCATAATTCAACGCTCTCCCTTTTTTGGAATCAGACGGGCAGCTTTTCGCCGCCCAGAACATGGAAATGCAGATGCTTCACGGTCTGGCCTGCGTCCTCGCCAACATTGGAAATGACGCGGTAGCCGTTTTCCAGACCCTGCTCCGCAGCCAGCTTTGCGATCACTGCAAAAATATGGCCCAGCAGTGCGCCGTCCTCTTCGGTCAGCGCAGCAGCAGAGGTGATGTGCTTTTTGGGCACCACCAGAAAGTGCACCTTGGCCTGCGGGTTGATGTCGTAGAACGCCACCACCTGCTCGTCCTCGTACAGCTTCTTGGAGGGGATCTTGCCCTCCGCGATCATGCAAAACAGACAATCTTCCATGGGGAACAACTCCTTCCTGATATTTTATAAACGTCCCCGCCCTCTCAGGCCGCTTTGCGTCCAGTTCTCCCAGAGGTGGCAGCGCGTCAGCGTTGACGGAGAGGGCGAACCCGTTTTCTT is part of the Faecalibacterium sp. HTF-F genome and harbors:
- a CDS encoding phosphoribosyltransferase family protein, producing MAETYTLHVAGLTRELTICKVNDHMDIAAFIMLGDAELTVAAATELLKKCPDFDILLTAEAKGIPLAHEMSRQSGKPYVCARKGEKLYMTDPVVVEDQSITTAGKQKLVIDRKELDKMSGKRVLVVDDVISTGGSLKALDALAEKTQCTIVGQAAVLAEGDAAERKDIIFLEPLPLFFH
- a CDS encoding histidine triad nucleotide-binding protein, with the translated sequence MEDCLFCMIAEGKIPSKKLYEDEQVVAFYDINPQAKVHFLVVPKKHITSAAALTEEDGALLGHIFAVIAKLAAEQGLENGYRVISNVGEDAGQTVKHLHFHVLGGEKLPV